The Schaalia dentiphila ATCC 17982 sequence GGCAATGAAAGGCATCGTGAACGAGAAGACTGTATCGGCCGAAGGCTCCTTGATGAGGGCGCGCAGGCGCACGCCGACCTCGCCAACGACCCAGCCAATCGCAGCTGCGATACCGAGGGCGATGGCCACCTTGCCGATGAGCAAGCCCGGGTTGAGGGCGTGTTCGTCAGCGGCCAGACCGGCGCTCATCGCGGCGGAGAGCAGGACCAGCGAGGTCGCGTCGTTGAAGAGGCCCTCGCCTTCGAGCACAGTGATGATGCGGTGGGAGACGCCCGAGCGTTTCGCGATCGAGACGGCGACCGCATCCGTCGGCGACAGGACCGCGCCCAGCGCGACGCCCCAGGGCAGCGAGATCGCCGGAACCAGCCAGTTAATGACGAAGCCGACCGCGAAGGCGGACAGGAACACGAGGGGGATCGCGAGCATCGCAACCGCGTGCATCTCGCGCCGGAAGTCCATGGTCGGCATACGCACGGCTGCCGAGAACAACAGGGGCGGCAGCACGACCTCAAGGATGAGATGCGGCTCGACCTCGATGGCGCCCACCTGCGGCAGGAACCCGATCGCCAGGCCGATAACCAGCAGAATCAGCGGCGACGCCACGCCCACCTTGGGGGCGATGAATTGGCATGCCACGATGATGAGCATTCCGGCCACGGCAATAAGAAGGGGTTCCACAGGTCAATTGTATTGCGAGCAACCCCACCAGCGCCGTTGCCATCTCACCACAGCGGCTACGCGCGCCGCGAACTCGCGCGGAGCACCACACCCCACCCACCTGCCTTCCACACCGGCCCCAGATGTCAAACAGATCCACACGAGCAGAGCACGTGCTACAATTAACGAATAGGTTCAAGGAGGTTCTCATGACCGCTTACGACCACTCGTCGGGGTACACCTACGGCACCGATGCCGTTCCCTCGTCTCCACTCACGCTCGAGGATCTACGCCAGATCGAGGCCGCGGCGCACGTCCAGCCCGGTGACGCAGAGCTGCTCGCACGAGCAGAACCCATCCTGGCGCCGCATGCCATGGAAATGGTCGACACGTGGCGCGGAATTCTGGCTCAAAAGACGTATCTGGCAGCCCATTCCGCACACCCGGACGGGCAGCCTAACCCCGAGTACGCGCAGGCGTCAAAGCCGCGCTTCGCCCAGTGGATCATCGACATGTGCACGCGCGAGCGTGACCAGGCCTGGTTGGACTACCAGTATCTGATCGGCGCACGGCATATGTCCGCGGCGAAGAACGCGGCGGATGGGGCGGACTCGACGCCATTCGTGCCACTGCGCTACGTGCTCGCCTTCATCGCGCCCACTGTGGAGGTCGGTCACCGTCTCCTCGCGGAGGGCTTCGAGGGTGACGAACTGAGCGCCGTCCGTGACGCTTGGACTCGCGCTGTGACTGTCGCCGTGACAGTGTGGGCGTATGCCTACCGAGATCACCCCGAGCAGTTCTGATCCGGCGCTCGCCACCTACGACTCCCCCATCGGCCGCCTCACGCTGGCCGCTCGGGGCGGTGCGCTCGTTGGCTTGTGGGTGGCCGGGCAGCGATTCTTCGGCGCTCCCTTCGGGATCGACGAGGCCGTGGCGCGCTCCGCGCTCGACCTGACCTCGCCCAATTTCCGGGATGTTGTCCTCGCCGAGGCCGGGTGGGACGAGGCCGACGCGCAGGCTCTGGGCATGGCGGTGGCGTGGCTCGACGGATACTTCGCGGGCGAGGCCCCCTCCCCCGCTACCATTCCTCTCGCGCCTGCGGGCACGGACTTTCAGAGGCGCGTGTGGGAGGCGATGGACGCTATCCCCTACGGCGCGACGCGCACATACGGGCGTCTCGCGGCCACGCTGCGGGACGAAGGCGTGCCCGCGTCAGCCCAGGCGGTCGGCGGAGCGGTCGGACGCAATCCCCTGCTGCTCATCCGCCCCTGCCACCGGGTCGTGGCAGCCACCGGCCCGGGTGGCTACGCGGCGGGAGGGGACGTGAAAGCCTGGCTGCTTGCGCACGAGGCGGCCACGGCCTCGTCGGCCAACTAACTCAGCCGTTCGCCCGGTCGGCCTCAATCGCCTGTTCGACCAGGGCCTCGTCAACGGGCAGAGCCTCGCGCGCGTAGGCGGCAGCATCATCCTGAGTGTCGGCGATCTGCTCGGCGATCGAGTCGGCCTCGCGGCGCAGCTCGGCCCCATCGAGAACCGAAGCCCGGGCGAGGGTGCGGGCCTGGGCGCGGTGCTCGTCCGTGTACTCCAGGTCGTCGGCGTGCTTGCGCACGAGGACGCGGATGAGCTTGCGACGCAGGTTCTCCTCGCGCAGGACGGCGGAGCGCTCGCGCAGCCAGCCGACCGCGAGGACGACAAGGAGGGCGACACCCAACCAGCCGATGATCGGGTACATGCCGCCAATCAGCTTCTTGAAGCCCATGAGCGAGGCCGCATAGCCCACCGCAACAACGCCGACGAGGACGATGCGCATGCGGCCGGTCTCCCCACCGGAGAATCGGCGCGCCGTTGAGTAGAACAGCGAAAAGACCGTGTTGTAGATGAGCGCGAAAATGATGAGCGTGTAGACGAAAGCGAAGGCCGGGTGGATCGAGCGTGCGATCTCGAGGGCGGGAACGTTGACGTCCCAGACGCGATCCATGTTCAGGTACAGGCACAGGGCGTCCGCGCCGATAACGAGGGCAATGATGGTGCCGCCGAGGCGCCCCGCACGCCGGGCTTCACCGATGCGCAACACCGAGCCGCCAAGCACGAAGGCCATCGCGATGCCGTTGACGACGCACAGTGCGAAGTAGTTGATCGTGGAGAGCCACAGGTTTGGCAGCGCCGGGGTGACCTGGGTCGCGGCAGCGTTGAGCTCGGCGAGGCCCGGATGGGGCGTCGTGAGCGAATAGATGGTGAGGATCGTGATCGCGACAATGATCATGGGCGTAAACACGCCGATCACCTTCATGATCCGGTCGAAGTCCAGGAATGCTGTGAGAATGACGAGCACCGCGCACAGGGCACTGCCCGCCCACGCAGGCAGACCGAACTGCTGCTCGAGGTTCGCGCCCGCGCCCGCGAGCATCACGAAGCCCATCGCGAAGCCCGAGAAGACGAGCACCACATCGATGACGCGGCGCAGCGCCGGGTGGGTGATGCGCTCGAAGACCACGTCGTGGTGGCCGGATCGGTAGTAGGAGCCCAGCTGGAGCGCGACGACGCCGAAGACGACGTTGAGGACGCCCAGGACCGCGATGCCGATCAGGCCCTTCGCGCCAAAAGACAGGAAGTACTGGAGCAGATCCTGGCCGCTCGCCAGGCCCGCGCCAATGATGACTCCCACGTAGGCGAAGGCGACAGAGAGGTACTTCTTGGACATTGGGTCCCTCCAGTGGTGAACGTTTCACGAGGCCGAGGTCTCTTCCACGGTAGAGGCGCAGCCGGGAGGGATGCACGTCCGTGGGAAATTGTTCACGCTCACGATGAGTAACAGAGGCGCAGATGTGTACACAATGTATTAAAATAACACTATGAAGACACTCGCTACGACGCTGTCTACTCGAGAGCTCCGTGCAAACCTCTCCGACGTCCTCGGACGAGCCTCCTACGGCGGTGAACGAATCGGAGTAACAAAGAACGGCCGCCTCGCGGCAATCGTGATCGGCGTCGATGACCTGTTGGCCTTGGAAGAACTCGAGGATGCACGCGATCTCGCGGCCTTCCGCGAGGCGGTACGCAACGACGACGGGCAGCGCGTCAGCCTGGCCGACCTGCGCGCTGAGCTCAACGACTAGCGATGTACCGCGTCGAATTCACCTCAGCGGCGGCGCGACAGGTACGCAAGCTGGATCGGCCGGTGCGCGCCCGCTTGCTGAATGCCATCGAATCACTCGCCACTTCTCCTCGACCCGACGGAGTCAAGAATCTTGCGAGCACGGAGAACGCGTGGCGCATCCGCGTCGGCGACTACCGGATCATCTACTCAATTGAAGACGACGTCCTCGTCGTGACGGTCGTGCGCGTCGCACACCGCCGCGAGGTCTACCGCTCGTAGCATTACTTGCCTTCGAGGAGCGGGATCGGCGGGCGCGGGGCCTGCATCGAGTTGATCGGGGCCTCGGGATCCGCGTAGCCGAGCGCGAAACCGGTGATGAACCGGTAGCCCTCGGGGATTTCGAACTCAGCTTCGACAGGCTCGCGCCAGGTGGCGAGGATGCCGACCGGGCAGGAGTCGATGCCACGCGACTTGGCGGACAGGAACAGTGTCTGGAGCATGAGGCCGGCGTCCATGGCGCTCCACGGGAGCATGTCCTCGTGGACGAAGACGAAGCCCATGACGGGAGCGTCGAATGCCGTGACGTTGCGGCGGTTCACACGGTTGCGCCCCTCGATGTCGGCGCGCTCGATGCCGTGGATGCCGTAGAGAAGCTTCGCAACCTCGATCTGGGCGGGGCGAACCTCGTCCGGGTAGCGCTTGCGCACGGGGAAGTCGCCGTCGGGAACGGGAATCTCGACGTCCGGGTCCTCAGCCTTGCGCGCGTGGGCAGCTATCTCCTCGTCGAAGAGACGGCCGTAGTGTTCGCGCAGGCACTGGGCGCGCTCGCCCGTGGCCAGGGCGACGCGGAAGGCACGCGTGTTGGACCAGGACGGCGCGGTCGTCGCGTCGGCGAGGATCGCGTCGAGGACCTCGGCGGGAATCTCCCGGTCTGTAAAGGCGCGCGTGGAGCGGCGCGAGGCGGTCAGGGCCGAAAAGTCGTTCGTCTCAACGTTGAGTGTCATGCTCTGAGGCTACCCCCGTGATTCATCTGAACACTGGGACGATCCACCTACTGGGCGCGGTTATCCGACAATAGCCGTTGACAACCGCGGGCTCGGCGCTCAGCACAACACCTGAACACATGTAACATACAACACAGTTTCCCGGCATGACATCATCAGCCGTCATGACGTCTAACAAGTAGCGCGCAGCCAGCCTCACCGCCGGCATCACGCTGCCACACGTTCCAACGTCCGACCAGGAACACAATCACATCGTCGGACCCTCACGAAGGAATACATCATGCTGTCACTTATCGGAATGGTCATTACCGGTGCCGTCCTCGGTGCACTCGCACGACTCATCATGCGAGGCGAACAGAACATCTCCATCCTGTGGACCATCATCCTCGGCGCGATCGGCGCACTCATCGGCGGCACTATCGCCAGCTTCTTCGGCGTTGCCGACACCAGCGGAATCGACTGGATTAGGTGGGCCCTGTCCCTGATTGCCGCCATCGGCGCAATCTCGGTCTACCTCAAGCTCGCCGGTCGCAAGTGAACAACACTCACTGACACACCCCGAATAGCGACGCCACCAAACTCAGTGGCATACGCCACATAAGAAGGTCGTGAGGTTTTCATAGCCTGAAGCGTCTTCTTCATAACGCGGCAACCATGACG is a genomic window containing:
- a CDS encoding GlsB/YeaQ/YmgE family stress response membrane protein; translation: MLSLIGMVITGAVLGALARLIMRGEQNISILWTIILGAIGALIGGTIASFFGVADTSGIDWIRWALSLIAAIGAISVYLKLAGRK
- a CDS encoding nitroreductase — encoded protein: MTLNVETNDFSALTASRRSTRAFTDREIPAEVLDAILADATTAPSWSNTRAFRVALATGERAQCLREHYGRLFDEEIAAHARKAEDPDVEIPVPDGDFPVRKRYPDEVRPAQIEVAKLLYGIHGIERADIEGRNRVNRRNVTAFDAPVMGFVFVHEDMLPWSAMDAGLMLQTLFLSAKSRGIDSCPVGILATWREPVEAEFEIPEGYRFITGFALGYADPEAPINSMQAPRPPIPLLEGK
- a CDS encoding type II toxin-antitoxin system Phd/YefM family antitoxin encodes the protein MKTLATTLSTRELRANLSDVLGRASYGGERIGVTKNGRLAAIVIGVDDLLALEELEDARDLAAFREAVRNDDGQRVSLADLRAELND
- a CDS encoding methylated-DNA--[protein]-cysteine S-methyltransferase — translated: MPTEITPSSSDPALATYDSPIGRLTLAARGGALVGLWVAGQRFFGAPFGIDEAVARSALDLTSPNFRDVVLAEAGWDEADAQALGMAVAWLDGYFAGEAPSPATIPLAPAGTDFQRRVWEAMDAIPYGATRTYGRLAATLRDEGVPASAQAVGGAVGRNPLLLIRPCHRVVAATGPGGYAAGGDVKAWLLAHEAATASSAN
- a CDS encoding protoglobin domain-containing protein, yielding MTAYDHSSGYTYGTDAVPSSPLTLEDLRQIEAAAHVQPGDAELLARAEPILAPHAMEMVDTWRGILAQKTYLAAHSAHPDGQPNPEYAQASKPRFAQWIIDMCTRERDQAWLDYQYLIGARHMSAAKNAADGADSTPFVPLRYVLAFIAPTVEVGHRLLAEGFEGDELSAVRDAWTRAVTVAVTVWAYAYRDHPEQF
- a CDS encoding type II toxin-antitoxin system RelE family toxin, with the translated sequence MYRVEFTSAAARQVRKLDRPVRARLLNAIESLATSPRPDGVKNLASTENAWRIRVGDYRIIYSIEDDVLVVTVVRVAHRREVYRS